CCGTGTCAGTGTCCCGCATACCAATGGCGATTGGTCGCCCACGAATAAGCATTATGATTCGTGATGTAGTCGTTCTTCATACGATGCCCTCCCGTGGTCTCACGGGGCTCGACCGGTCCCGAACTCCCCCATCGACGCCCCGGCCGGAACGGGCCACGCTACCGTCACCGACCACTGACAGTACCGGGTAACCTCTCGCTGCCATGGGTACCACCGCGATAACGGGTCCATAGCTATGGCCATCAAGGCTGTAGGCTGGAACGGGACGGCAGGGTCGATACGTAACCGGTCGACCGTGCGTGTCCCTGGTATCCCACCACTCCCGATCACCGTTCCCTCCCCCCACCGGATTTCGGTGTCGCCACTCGCGACGTGACTCGAAAGAAAAACCGCCGAGCGGCCGGTGTGGCCGCGAGGGTACCAGTGCCGGCTAGTTGCCGAACATCTGGCGCATCATCGGATGCATCTCCATGAGCTGCTCCTCGGCGATCTCCTCGTACAGTTTGTACGTGATGGAGACCGTCAGCAGCAGCCCGGTCCCGGTGACGCCACCGACGGTGCCGAGCATGTTCGCCAGCACCGCCAGCAGCCCGACCAGGGCACCACCGATGACGGTGACCTGCGGGATGTACCGCTCCATCACCTTCTCGATGACGCCGACGTTCTGGCGGAAGCCGGGGATCTGCATCCCGGAGTTCTGGATCTGCTTCGCGGTGGCCTTCGGGCCCATGTCGGTCGTCTCGACCCAGAAGATCGCGAACACCGCACCGCCCGCGATCATGAACGTCAGGTCGACGCCGACCCGGAGGAGCACCTGCCAGATCTCCATGCTGGCCGCCTGCCCGGTCCCCCACCACATCCAGTCACCGGGCGACTGGATGGGCGCGAGGTAGTAGAACAGGCCACCGGTGGCCTGTCCACCACTGTACTGGGCTGCCCAGCCCGGGAGGCCGACCGTGCTGTTCAGGCCGCGCCCCAGGAACTGGATGTTCGCCTGCAGGGCGCGGACCAGGATCATCGGCAGGACGCTCGCGTAGATGAGCTTCACGGGGAAGCGACCGCGTGCGCCCTTGACCCTGGCGTGGCTGAGCGGGATCTCGACCCGCACGGACTCGGCGTAGACGACGATGGTGAAGATGAGTATCGTCGTCGCGAGGGCGATGAGCTGGCCCTCCGGCCCGAGCAGCCGCGCGAAGCCGTCCGCCGTCAGGACGTTGAAGTCGACGTTGCCGGCGACGATGGCGAACCATCGGCCGAACATGTCGAAGAAGCCGGTGACGAGGCTCTGGCTCACGCCTGCCACGATGAACAGGCCGATACCGGAGCCGACGCCCCACTTGCTGACGATCTCGTCCATGAAGAGGACGAGGACGCCGCCGACGAGGATCTGCGCGAAGATGAGCAACTGGACGGCGAGTCCGGCGTTCGCCTGTCCGACGATGCCGGCCATCGTCGTCGCCGCCGCCTGCTCGACCGGCAGGATGGCGTTCGAGAGGAACACCATCGGGAGGCCGGTCAGGCAGATCATCACCAGCACCAGCAGCTTCTGGAGGCCCTGGTAGAGCACCTGGTCACGCGGATCGTTGGTGTCGAGTCCGAGCAGGTTCGCACCGCCGAGCAGTTGCAGGACGATGCTCGCCGTGACGATCGGACCGATACCGAGGTGCAGTATCGAGCGATTCGCGCCCGCCAGTATCGAGCGGAACTGGCCGAACGCGTCGCCGCCTCCTCCCGCACCGACCGGGACCGTCCCGAAGACGGTCACGGTGGTGAGGAAGAAGTACAGCACCAGCACGCCACCCGTCCAGCCAAGCTTACGCTTGAACGGGACGTGGCCTTCTGGTCGCTGCACTGCGGGCATCCGCGTCAGGACCGGTTCGGCAGCCTCCTTCCATCCCATGGCTTATTCCTCGTCGGATGCGTCGTCTTGAGTGTCTTCCGGTTCGGGCTCCTCGGCGCGGTCGGTCAGGACGGCCTCGCCGCCGGCCTCCTCGATGAGGCCGCGGGCGCCAGCCGTGAACGCGTCCGCGTGGACTTCGAGCTCGTTGCGCACCTGGCCGCCACCGAGGACCTTCACGACGTCGGCCTCGTGACCGTCCTCGACGACGTCGCGAGCGTCGACGACGTAGCTGTCGCCGTTCTCCTCTGCGACGCCATCGGCGACGTACAGGGCGATGTCCTCGTCCAGTTTCTGGACGTTGATCTCGAGGACCTCGTCCTGGACGTCCTGCGGGCGCTTGAACCCGTGCTTGCCGAGCGGTTCGTAGTTGTGGAACTCGTGCTTGTCACGGCCAGCACGACCGCGGCCACCACGGTGACCGGCACCACGTCGGTTCTTGTGGGTGCCGCCGCCGTGTGTGCGCGAGCCGCGCTGGCGTCGTTTCTTGCTCGTCATGGTTATCGCATTGCCTTGAGGAGCTTGTCGATCTCCTCGGTCGTGTGCTTGCCGAGCTCGCCACCCTCCTTGGTCGGGTGCTTGATGCCGTCGTGCCCCTTCCGCGGCGGGTGCAGGCGCAGCACCGGGGAGAGACCCTGCTCGCGCAGCGTCGTCTCCTCGGCCAGCAGCGCCTCGGCGAGACTGGCGATGTCGTCGTACTCTGTGTTCTCGGCGAGCCACTCGTCGTCCACGTCGGCGTCGCCCTCGAGGGGCTCGGCGCGCTTGGCCAGCACGGTCTCGAGGACCGCCTGGCTCGGCTCGCCCATCGCGACGTAGTCGTTCACCTTCGTGAGCATCCCACGGTAGGTGGGCTCCTCGGGAACGAGGGTGGCGTGGTTGACACGGTGGATGTTGAGCATCTTCAGCGTGTCGTGGATGTCGCCGGACATGTCGACCTCACCGCGGAGCTGGACGACTGCCTGCATTATTCGGCCACCTCCTCGGGCTCGTTCTGCGTGCGGGCACGGCGCGACTGCGACGCGTTCTCCAGGGCGTTGAACGTCGCCTTGGCGAAGTTGACCGTCGTGCGCGTGTTCCCGTAGCTCTTGGTCCAGGCGTCCTCGATGCCGGCGAGTTCCAGCACCTTGCGGACCGTGTCACTGGCCGCCAGACCCAGCCCGAGCGGGGCGGGGATGAGCTCGACCTCGACGGACCCGGCCTTGCCGGACGTCCGGTGGGTGAGCGAGTGCGGCTTCGTGGAACGGTCCTCCCACGAACCGGAGCCGCGGGGGACGTCGATGATGTTCAGTTTCGCGATGCTGATGGCCTTCTGGATGGCAGCCCCGACCTGGTCGTCACGGCCTTCGGCGTACCCGACGTACCCGTCGCGGTTGCCGATGGCGACGACGCAGCGGAACTTCACACGGCGGCCAGAGTCGGTCATGCGCTGGACCATGTTGATGTCCAGCACCTCGTCGTCCAGTCCGGGAAGGAGCTGGTCGACGACCTCGGGCTCCTTCAGCGGGAGACCCGAGTTGAGGGCGGCTTCCATCGAATCGATGTCGCCCTCCTGTACCTTCTTGCCGAGTCGTGTGACGGGCTCCCAGCCGTCGTTGTAGCTGTTGTTTCGACTCATCGGTTAGAGCTCCATGAGGGTCTCGCGCACGTCGTCGAAGTGCGCGGGGAGGTCTGTTGCGTCGAAGTCGCCGCTGTACAGCGGCTCGTCGAGTTGCTCTGCGTACTCCGCGATGTGCTCGCCGCGGTTACGCGGCCAGTCAGCCAGCACGGCATCGTTGTGCGGGATCTCGAGACCGGCGTCGATAGCGCCCTCCTGGACGGCGAACACCTTCGAACCGGGCGTCGCCGTGTTGAGGCCGATGTCGAGCACGGCTTCTTCGAGACCTGCGTCGATGGCGCGCTTGCCCGCGAGGAGTCCGGTCAGGTACGCCGCCGGAAGGTTCCCCGTGGGAGCCTCCCAGCCGTACTCTGCCAGGTCCTCGGAGTGCGCACTCGCGAGTGTGTTGTCGCCGTCAGGGCCGGGGGTGACCAGCTGCGCCGTCATGTGCTTGTTGCTCTTGCGAGCAACGAGCCGGGGTTTCCCGGATTTCAGCAGGCGCAACCTCTGATGGTAGTCGGTCCGGACCTCGCGGCGACGCCGCATCGGAACCTTGTATCGTGGTCCTGTCGCCATTTATTCGTCACCGTAGTTGTTGTCGATGTAGTTCAGCAGGTACTGGACGCTGCGGAACTCCCCGCCACGGGCCTTGTTGTAGAGTTCACGGTACTGCGTACGCGTGATCTCCCCGTTGCCGCGGAGTTCGTTGAGCTTCTTTCGCTGCGCGCGAATCCGCTGTTGCCACTCCTTCTTGGAGTCGGAGCGCCCGCCTTTCTTGCCCTTGCGCTTGCCCGGGCCCTTCTGGTGGCCGTAGGCACGCTTGGCCTTGCGCTCGCGGGAGCGCCCCTTGGAGTTGCCTTTCTTCTCTTCCGCTCGGATCGAGCCCTCGTCGACGAGCTCGCGGATGTCCTCCCGGGTGATCGCTTCCGCGATGTCACCCTGGGACTCGGGGTCGAACCAGACGCGGTTCTTCCCGCAGTCGAGGACGTCCGCGGCCAGTCGCTTCTGGGCGGACAGATCAGTCATCCTGTTCCACCTCGACTTCCACGTATGTCGGGTTCAGCACCCGGATCTCCTCGTCCTCTGCCTGTTCCTCGATGCGCTCGCGCTTGCGAGCGCCGACGGTCGAGGCGATGCGCACGGCCTGGGTGTCGCCGTCGACGCCCTCGAGGTCGTCCGTGTTGTGGACACGGACCTCCTCGAAGCCCGACGGGTGCTTGCCGCGAACCTCGGTCGGCGTGCGGTAGCCGGCCTCGACCTTCGGGCCCTTGCCCTTGATGCCACGGCGCTGCTTGGACAGGCCGCCGCGGGGCTTGCGCCACGAGGTCGGGGTGCGCTTCTTCTTGTGGTAGTCCTGGCGGTTGAACTGCGGCTTGCCGTCCTTGCGACGCTTCTGGAGCAGGCGCTCCGTCTCGTCGTCGAGTTCGGGCGTCTTGTCGGCCAGCCCGCGGGGCTGCAGTTCGGTCTCGACGTCCTCGGCCTCCTCGGCCTCGGCCTCGTCTTCCTCGTCGCCTTCGATCTCTGCTTCGGTCTCCTCGGTGACTTCGAGGTCGCCGACGTCGGCCTTGATACGCGCAGCGAGCGCGTTCCCGATGCCTTCGACCTCTGCGAGGTCGGACTGGGAGGCCTTCTTGATGTCTTCGACGGTCTCGAAGCCGGCGTCGCGAAGGGCTTCCGCCTTCGTCTCGCCGACGCCGCTGATGTCTTCGAGTTCCTGGGGTTCGTCTGCCATGCGTTAGGCACCTCCCTTGCGAGGCTTCTGCGTGATGTACACGCCGTCCTGGAAGACACGCGTGTCCTTGCCGCTGACGCGTGTCAGCTGCTCGATGTCGGCGGCGGTCTGCCCGACGTCCTCCTTGCTGGGGCCGCTCAGGGTCAGCTCCTCGCCGTCCACCTGGACCTGCGTGTCGCCGTGGATGTTCGTTCGTCGCGGTGCGCGCTCACCGAGGAAGTTCTCGATGACGACCTCGCTGCCCTCGACGTTCACCTGCATCGGGAAGTGAGAGTAGAAGACTTCCATCTCGTACTCCCATCCCTCGGTGACGCCGTGGAACATGTTCGTGACGTGGCTCTCGAAGGTCCCGACGGTCGAGTTCGTCTTCGCGTTCTCGACCTCGGACTCGATGACCACCTGGTCGTCCTCGACGCTCACGGTGATGTCGGGGTACCAGAGGCGTCGTGTGACCGACCCCTCGGGACCCTCGACGGTGAGATCGAGATGGTCCACCTCGGCGCTTACTTCGTCCGGAATGTCCAGTTCTACTCGCATTGTTCTAGTAGACGTATGCGATCACCTGGCCGCCAACGCCCTGCTCGCGTGCTTCGTAGTGGCTCATGACGCCCTGACTGGTCGTCACGATGAGCGCACCGTAGTCACGCGCGGGGAGGTATCGCTTCTCCCACTTCTCGTACTCGTCTGCCGCGACGGAGTAACGAGGCTTGACGGGGCCGCATTCGTTGATCGCGCCTTTCAGTTCGACCTCGAACCGACCGGACTTGCCGTCGTCGACGTACTCGAAGCCGTCGATGTACCCGTGGTCGTAGAAGACCTCGAGGACGGAGCCGATCTGGTTCGAAGCGGGCTTTACCGTGTGTGTGAGATGCCCGACACTCTCGGCGTTGTTCACACCGGAGAGCGCGTTGCTGAATGGGTCGTTCGCTGTCATGGATTATCGGTACTTTTTGAAGCCCATCTCACGGGCGATCTCCCGGAAGCACTGCCGACACAGCCAGATGTCGTACTTGCCAACGAGGCCCTGCTT
This window of the Haloarchaeobius amylolyticus genome carries:
- the secY gene encoding preprotein translocase subunit SecY, with the translated sequence MGWKEAAEPVLTRMPAVQRPEGHVPFKRKLGWTGGVLVLYFFLTTVTVFGTVPVGAGGGGDAFGQFRSILAGANRSILHLGIGPIVTASIVLQLLGGANLLGLDTNDPRDQVLYQGLQKLLVLVMICLTGLPMVFLSNAILPVEQAAATTMAGIVGQANAGLAVQLLIFAQILVGGVLVLFMDEIVSKWGVGSGIGLFIVAGVSQSLVTGFFDMFGRWFAIVAGNVDFNVLTADGFARLLGPEGQLIALATTILIFTIVVYAESVRVEIPLSHARVKGARGRFPVKLIYASVLPMILVRALQANIQFLGRGLNSTVGLPGWAAQYSGGQATGGLFYYLAPIQSPGDWMWWGTGQAASMEIWQVLLRVGVDLTFMIAGGAVFAIFWVETTDMGPKATAKQIQNSGMQIPGFRQNVGVIEKVMERYIPQVTVIGGALVGLLAVLANMLGTVGGVTGTGLLLTVSITYKLYEEIAEEQLMEMHPMMRQMFGN
- a CDS encoding uL15m family ribosomal protein — translated: MTSKKRRQRGSRTHGGGTHKNRRGAGHRGGRGRAGRDKHEFHNYEPLGKHGFKRPQDVQDEVLEINVQKLDEDIALYVADGVAEENGDSYVVDARDVVEDGHEADVVKVLGGGQVRNELEVHADAFTAGARGLIEEAGGEAVLTDRAEEPEPEDTQDDASDEE
- the rpmD gene encoding 50S ribosomal protein L30; translated protein: MQAVVQLRGEVDMSGDIHDTLKMLNIHRVNHATLVPEEPTYRGMLTKVNDYVAMGEPSQAVLETVLAKRAEPLEGDADVDDEWLAENTEYDDIASLAEALLAEETTLREQGLSPVLRLHPPRKGHDGIKHPTKEGGELGKHTTEEIDKLLKAMR
- a CDS encoding 30S ribosomal protein S5, with translation MSRNNSYNDGWEPVTRLGKKVQEGDIDSMEAALNSGLPLKEPEVVDQLLPGLDDEVLDINMVQRMTDSGRRVKFRCVVAIGNRDGYVGYAEGRDDQVGAAIQKAISIAKLNIIDVPRGSGSWEDRSTKPHSLTHRTSGKAGSVEVELIPAPLGLGLAASDTVRKVLELAGIEDAWTKSYGNTRTTVNFAKATFNALENASQSRRARTQNEPEEVAE
- a CDS encoding 50S ribosomal protein L18 codes for the protein MATGPRYKVPMRRRREVRTDYHQRLRLLKSGKPRLVARKSNKHMTAQLVTPGPDGDNTLASAHSEDLAEYGWEAPTGNLPAAYLTGLLAGKRAIDAGLEEAVLDIGLNTATPGSKVFAVQEGAIDAGLEIPHNDAVLADWPRNRGEHIAEYAEQLDEPLYSGDFDATDLPAHFDDVRETLMEL
- a CDS encoding 50S ribosomal protein L19e, which produces MTDLSAQKRLAADVLDCGKNRVWFDPESQGDIAEAITREDIRELVDEGSIRAEEKKGNSKGRSRERKAKRAYGHQKGPGKRKGKKGGRSDSKKEWQQRIRAQRKKLNELRGNGEITRTQYRELYNKARGGEFRSVQYLLNYIDNNYGDE
- a CDS encoding 50S ribosomal protein L32e — protein: MADEPQELEDISGVGETKAEALRDAGFETVEDIKKASQSDLAEVEGIGNALAARIKADVGDLEVTEETEAEIEGDEEDEAEAEEAEDVETELQPRGLADKTPELDDETERLLQKRRKDGKPQFNRQDYHKKKRTPTSWRKPRGGLSKQRRGIKGKGPKVEAGYRTPTEVRGKHPSGFEEVRVHNTDDLEGVDGDTQAVRIASTVGARKRERIEEQAEDEEIRVLNPTYVEVEVEQDD
- a CDS encoding 50S ribosomal protein L6, which gives rise to MRVELDIPDEVSAEVDHLDLTVEGPEGSVTRRLWYPDITVSVEDDQVVIESEVENAKTNSTVGTFESHVTNMFHGVTEGWEYEMEVFYSHFPMQVNVEGSEVVIENFLGERAPRRTNIHGDTQVQVDGEELTLSGPSKEDVGQTAADIEQLTRVSGKDTRVFQDGVYITQKPRKGGA
- a CDS encoding 30S ribosomal protein S8 codes for the protein MTANDPFSNALSGVNNAESVGHLTHTVKPASNQIGSVLEVFYDHGYIDGFEYVDDGKSGRFEVELKGAINECGPVKPRYSVAADEYEKWEKRYLPARDYGALIVTTSQGVMSHYEAREQGVGGQVIAYVY
- a CDS encoding 30S ribosomal protein S14; its protein translation is MSESEQEETGEQAAKRTGQYEECQRCGRKQGLVGKYDIWLCRQCFREIAREMGFKKYR